A region from the Bradyrhizobium erythrophlei genome encodes:
- a CDS encoding ABCB family ABC transporter ATP-binding protein/permease, which produces MAYHHSAPGAEDTLPASQNSAEKATLIGTLVHLWPYIWPGDRADLKMRVVWSVVLLLVAKVATLAVPFTFKWAIDALTGADTAPAASSNWTLWLIASPFIMTLSYGGLRVLMAVLTQWRDGIFAGVAMHAVRKLAYRTFVHMHELSLRFHLERKTGGLTRVLERGRSGIEVIVRMVILQLVPTIVEVTLLMGVLLWKFDWRYVLATMITVVIFMYYTYLATEWRIEIRRKMNESDTEANTKAIDSLLNYETVKYFGSEEREAVRYDRSMARYEQASVKTYTSLAVLNTGQAIIFTGGLTATMLMCAIGVRSGHNTVGDFVMVNAMMIQLYQPLNFMGMVYREIKQAIIDIEKMFSVLSRNPEIKDVAGARPLVVTAGNVRFEDVRFSYDPERPILKGLSFEVPAGKTVAIVGPSGAGKSTISRLLFRLYDVSGGRILIDGQDIRNVTQSSLRASIGMVPQDTVLFNDSIRYNIRYGRWDATDAEVEQAATLAQIDPFIRMSPKGYETQVGERGLKLSGGEKQRVAIARTVLKAPPILVLDEATSALDSHTEHEIQEALERVSRNRTSLVIAHRLSTIVGADEIIVLDQGRIAERGTHAQLLATGGLYASMWNRQREAQEARERLARIADENEAPNREPPPVDDVLVTPAAAE; this is translated from the coding sequence ATGGCTTATCACCACTCGGCCCCCGGCGCCGAAGACACGCTGCCTGCCTCCCAGAATTCGGCCGAAAAAGCGACCCTGATCGGGACGCTGGTGCATCTGTGGCCGTATATCTGGCCCGGTGATCGCGCCGATCTCAAGATGCGCGTGGTCTGGTCGGTGGTCTTGCTGCTGGTCGCCAAGGTGGCGACGCTGGCGGTGCCCTTCACCTTCAAATGGGCGATCGACGCATTGACCGGCGCGGATACCGCTCCGGCCGCGTCGTCGAACTGGACGTTGTGGCTGATCGCCTCGCCCTTCATCATGACCTTGAGCTATGGCGGCCTGCGCGTGCTGATGGCGGTCCTGACGCAGTGGCGCGACGGCATCTTCGCGGGCGTGGCGATGCATGCGGTGCGCAAGCTCGCCTACCGCACCTTCGTCCACATGCATGAGCTGTCGCTGCGCTTCCATCTGGAGCGCAAGACCGGGGGACTGACGCGCGTGCTGGAGCGCGGCCGCTCCGGCATCGAGGTCATCGTGCGGATGGTGATCCTGCAGCTGGTCCCGACCATCGTCGAGGTCACGCTGCTGATGGGCGTGCTGTTGTGGAAGTTCGACTGGCGCTACGTGCTCGCGACCATGATCACCGTCGTGATCTTCATGTATTACACCTACCTCGCGACCGAATGGCGGATCGAGATTCGCCGCAAGATGAACGAATCCGACACCGAAGCGAACACCAAGGCGATCGATTCGCTTCTGAACTACGAGACGGTGAAATATTTCGGGTCCGAGGAACGCGAAGCGGTCCGTTACGACCGTTCGATGGCGCGCTACGAACAGGCCAGCGTCAAGACCTACACCTCGCTCGCGGTTCTCAATACCGGGCAGGCGATCATCTTCACCGGCGGCCTGACCGCGACCATGCTGATGTGCGCGATCGGGGTCCGCAGCGGACACAATACGGTCGGCGATTTCGTCATGGTCAACGCCATGATGATCCAGCTCTACCAGCCGCTGAATTTCATGGGCATGGTCTACCGCGAGATCAAGCAGGCGATCATCGACATCGAGAAGATGTTCAGCGTGCTGTCGCGCAATCCCGAGATCAAGGACGTCGCCGGCGCCAGGCCGCTGGTCGTGACCGCCGGCAATGTGCGCTTCGAGGATGTGCGCTTCTCCTACGATCCCGAACGTCCGATTCTGAAAGGCCTCAGCTTCGAGGTGCCGGCCGGCAAGACGGTGGCGATCGTCGGACCGTCCGGCGCCGGCAAGTCGACCATCTCGCGCCTGTTGTTCCGACTCTATGACGTCTCCGGCGGCCGGATCCTGATCGACGGCCAGGATATCCGCAATGTCACGCAGTCATCGCTGCGGGCATCGATCGGCATGGTGCCGCAGGATACCGTGCTGTTCAACGACAGCATCCGCTACAACATCCGCTACGGCCGCTGGGACGCCACGGACGCCGAAGTCGAGCAGGCGGCAACGCTCGCCCAGATCGATCCGTTCATCCGGATGTCGCCGAAGGGATACGAGACGCAAGTGGGCGAGCGCGGCCTGAAACTGTCGGGCGGCGAGAAGCAGCGCGTCGCGATCGCGCGCACGGTGCTCAAGGCGCCGCCGATCCTGGTGCTGGACGAGGCGACTTCGGCGCTCGACAGCCATACCGAACATGAAATTCAGGAGGCGCTCGAGCGGGTGTCGCGCAACCGCACCTCGCTCGTGATCGCGCATCGGCTGTCGACGATCGTCGGTGCCGACGAAATCATCGTGCTCGATCAGGGCCGCATCGCCGAGCGCGGAACCCACGCCCAGCTTTTGGCAACCGGCGGACTTTATGCCAGTATGTGGAACCGGCAGCGCGAGGCTCAGGAGGCGCGCGAGAGGCTGGCGCGGATCGCCGACGAGAACGAGGCGCCGAACCGCGAGCCGCCACCGGTCGACGACGTGCTGGTGACGCCCGCCGCCGCCGAATGA
- the cimA gene encoding citramalate synthase → MSRERLYLFDTTLRDGAQTNGVDFTLHDKQLIAGMLDELGIDYVEGGYPGANPTDTEFFAERPKLRHARFTAFGMTRRPGRSASNDPGLAALLEAKADAICFVAKSSAYQVRVALETTNEENLASIRDSVRAAKSAGREVMLDCEHFFDGYKENPEFALACATAAYDSGARWVVLCDTNGGTMPHEIETIVTEVVKHIPGDHVGIHAHNDTEQAVANSLAAVRAGARQIQGTLNGLGERCGNANLCSLIPTLRLKRELSDRFEIGVSPERMATLMKVSRTLDDMLNRASNRHAPYVGESAFVTKTGIHASAVLKDPQTYEHVSPEAVGNHRKVLVSDQAGRSNVIAELDRAGIAYDRNDPKLLRLVDEMKDREAAGYAYESANASFDLLARRTLGKVPEYFRVEQFDVNVEQRYNANGRRVTVAMAVVKVDVDGEKLISAAEGNGPVNALDVALRKDLGKYQKYIEGLKLIDYRVRILNGGTEAVTRVLIESEDEEGERWTTIGVSPNIIDASFQALMDSVIYKLVKSGAPA, encoded by the coding sequence ATGAGCCGCGAACGCCTCTATCTGTTCGATACCACGCTGCGCGACGGCGCGCAGACCAATGGCGTCGACTTCACCCTGCACGACAAGCAGCTGATCGCCGGCATGCTCGACGAACTCGGCATCGACTATGTCGAGGGCGGCTATCCCGGCGCCAATCCCACCGATACCGAATTCTTCGCCGAGAGGCCGAAGCTCAGACACGCGCGCTTCACGGCGTTCGGCATGACGCGGCGGCCCGGCCGTTCGGCCTCCAACGATCCCGGGCTGGCGGCGCTGCTCGAAGCCAAGGCGGATGCGATCTGCTTTGTCGCCAAATCCTCGGCCTATCAGGTGCGCGTGGCGCTGGAGACCACCAACGAGGAAAATCTCGCCTCGATCCGCGACAGCGTCCGGGCCGCGAAATCCGCGGGCCGCGAGGTCATGCTCGACTGCGAGCATTTCTTCGACGGCTACAAGGAAAATCCGGAATTCGCGCTGGCCTGCGCGACGGCCGCCTACGATTCCGGCGCGCGCTGGGTGGTGCTGTGCGACACCAATGGCGGCACCATGCCGCACGAGATCGAGACCATCGTCACCGAGGTGGTCAAGCATATTCCCGGCGATCACGTCGGCATTCATGCCCATAACGATACCGAGCAGGCGGTGGCCAATTCGCTGGCCGCGGTGCGCGCCGGCGCCCGTCAGATCCAGGGCACGCTGAACGGGCTCGGCGAACGCTGCGGCAACGCCAATCTGTGTTCGCTGATCCCGACCTTGCGTTTGAAGCGCGAATTGTCCGATCGGTTCGAGATCGGCGTTTCGCCGGAGCGGATGGCGACCCTGATGAAGGTGTCGCGCACACTCGACGACATGCTCAACCGCGCCTCGAACCGGCACGCGCCCTACGTCGGCGAAAGCGCCTTCGTCACCAAGACCGGCATACATGCTTCCGCCGTGCTGAAGGATCCGCAAACCTACGAACATGTGTCGCCGGAAGCGGTCGGCAACCATCGCAAGGTGCTGGTATCCGATCAGGCCGGCCGCTCCAACGTCATCGCCGAGCTCGATCGCGCCGGCATTGCCTACGACAGGAACGATCCGAAACTGCTTCGCCTGGTCGACGAAATGAAAGACCGCGAGGCCGCAGGCTACGCCTATGAATCCGCCAACGCCTCGTTCGATCTGCTGGCGCGCCGCACGCTCGGAAAAGTGCCGGAATATTTCCGGGTCGAGCAGTTCGACGTCAATGTCGAGCAGCGCTACAACGCCAACGGCCGGCGCGTCACGGTGGCGATGGCGGTGGTGAAGGTCGATGTCGACGGCGAGAAACTGATCTCGGCCGCGGAGGGCAACGGCCCGGTCAATGCGCTCGACGTCGCGCTGCGCAAGGATCTCGGCAAGTACCAGAAATACATCGAGGGCCTGAAGCTGATCGATTACCGCGTGCGTATCCTCAATGGCGGGACGGAAGCGGTGACGCGGGTGCTGATCGAGAGCGAGGACGAAGAGGGCGAGCGCTGGACCACGATCGGCGTGTCGCCCAACATCATCGACGCCTCGTTCCAGGCACTGATGGATTCGGTGATCTACAAGCTGGTGAAATCAGGCGCGCCGGCGTGA
- a CDS encoding NAD+ synthase gives MTERADQFAITLAQLNPTVGDVTGNAAKARAARAQARIEGADLLVFPELFIAGYPPEDLVLKPAFQAACRAAIEELARETADGGPAVLIGSPWVEDGKLYNAVALLDGGRIAAIRYKANLPNYGVFDEKRLFARGPAAGPVTVRGVRVGVPICEDIWLEESEDYENVVECLAETGAEILVVPNGSPYARDKNDVRLSIAVARVTESGLPLIYLNEVGGQDELVFDGASFALNADLSVAAQLPAFAENITTLHWRKGESGWHCAGPVASVLEGDQGDYAACVLGLRDYVGKNGFPGVLLGVSGGIDSALCAAIAVDALGAERVRGVMLPFRFTAQVSLDDAARLAEALGIRYEVLPIAAAVNGFEEILSKTFAGLPRDITEENLQARARGTLLMAISNKTGAMVVTTGNKSEMSVGYATLYGDMNGGFNPIKDIYKTEVFRLSTLRNSWKPDGALGPSGEVIPVNIITRPPTAELRENQTDQDSLPPYDMLDAILERLVEREEPLAAIVDAGFDREVVARIDRLLNIAEYKRRQAAPGVKVTTRNFGRDRRYPITNRFRDSGKPLPEPDDTLLSRARSGSAEAFEG, from the coding sequence ATGACCGAACGAGCCGATCAGTTTGCCATCACGCTGGCCCAGTTGAACCCGACGGTGGGCGATGTCACCGGCAACGCCGCCAAGGCGCGCGCCGCGCGCGCACAGGCGCGGATCGAGGGCGCCGATCTCCTAGTCTTTCCCGAATTGTTCATCGCCGGCTATCCGCCGGAAGACCTGGTGCTGAAACCGGCGTTCCAGGCGGCCTGCCGGGCCGCCATCGAGGAACTGGCGCGCGAGACCGCCGACGGTGGCCCGGCCGTGCTGATCGGCAGTCCCTGGGTCGAGGACGGCAAGCTCTACAATGCCGTCGCGTTGCTCGACGGGGGCCGCATCGCCGCCATTCGCTACAAGGCCAATCTGCCGAATTACGGCGTGTTCGACGAAAAGCGCCTGTTCGCGCGCGGCCCTGCCGCGGGTCCCGTTACTGTCCGCGGCGTCCGGGTCGGGGTGCCGATCTGCGAGGATATCTGGCTGGAGGAGTCGGAAGACTACGAAAACGTCGTCGAATGCCTCGCCGAGACCGGTGCGGAAATCCTTGTGGTGCCGAACGGCTCGCCTTACGCGCGTGACAAGAACGATGTGCGGCTGTCGATCGCGGTCGCCCGCGTCACCGAAAGCGGACTGCCGCTGATCTATCTGAACGAGGTCGGCGGTCAGGATGAACTGGTGTTCGACGGCGCATCGTTCGCGCTGAACGCCGATCTGTCGGTGGCGGCGCAACTCCCGGCCTTTGCCGAGAACATCACGACGCTGCACTGGCGCAAGGGCGAAAGCGGTTGGCACTGCGCCGGACCGGTGGCCTCGGTCCTCGAAGGCGACCAGGGCGACTATGCGGCCTGCGTGCTGGGCCTGCGCGATTATGTCGGCAAGAACGGATTTCCGGGCGTATTGCTCGGGGTGTCCGGCGGCATCGACTCCGCGTTGTGCGCGGCGATCGCGGTCGACGCGCTGGGGGCGGAGCGGGTGCGCGGCGTGATGCTGCCGTTTCGTTTTACCGCACAGGTTTCGCTCGATGATGCAGCGAGGCTCGCCGAGGCGCTCGGCATCCGCTACGAAGTGCTGCCGATCGCCGCCGCCGTCAACGGCTTCGAGGAAATCCTGTCGAAGACGTTCGCAGGCCTGCCGCGCGACATCACCGAGGAGAATCTGCAGGCCCGCGCGCGCGGCACGCTGCTGATGGCGATCTCCAACAAGACCGGCGCGATGGTGGTCACCACCGGCAACAAGTCGGAAATGTCGGTGGGCTACGCCACGCTCTATGGCGACATGAACGGCGGCTTCAATCCGATCAAGGATATCTACAAGACCGAGGTGTTCCGGCTCTCCACCTTGCGCAATTCATGGAAGCCGGATGGTGCGCTCGGTCCATCCGGTGAAGTCATCCCGGTCAATATCATCACCCGGCCGCCGACCGCGGAATTGCGCGAAAACCAGACCGACCAGGATTCGCTGCCGCCCTACGACATGCTCGATGCCATCCTGGAGCGGCTGGTCGAGCGCGAGGAGCCGCTGGCCGCTATCGTGGATGCAGGTTTCGACCGCGAGGTGGTGGCGCGCATCGATCGCCTGCTCAATATCGCCGAATACAAGCGGCGCCAGGCTGCACCCGGCGTCAAGGTGACGACCCGGAATTTCGGGCGCGACCGCCGCTATCCCATTACCAACCGCTTCCGCGATTCCGGCAAGCCGTTGCCTGAACCGGACGACACGCTGCTGTCGCGCGCGCGGAGTGGATCGGCCGAAGCGTTCGAGGGGTAG
- the cysS gene encoding cysteine--tRNA ligase: MELRLYDTLTREKRTFVPLDPANVRMYVCGPTVYDFAHIGNARPVIVFDVLFRLLRHLYGEKHVTYVRNITDVDDKINDRAARDFPGLPLNEAIRKVTETTAAQFASDVAALGSLPPTFQPRATDFVLPRADGKADMVTLIKQLIARGHAYEAGGEVLFDVQSMPDYGALSGRKLDEQRPGARVAVDAHKKSPLDFVLWKQSSGDEPGWESPWGRGRPGWHIECSAMSAAYLGDVFDIHGGGIDLIFPHHENELAQSRCAHGTRAMANYWLHNEFVQIEDAKMSKSLGNFVTIRDLLADWPGEVLRLNMLKAHYRSPMDWTLKGLEESAKTLDDWYWVAADLGGEQPADTVIEALLDDLNTPQMIAGLHGLRNKAAFGNETDRSRFAASLRFLGFLSETAVQWNGRKQHASGVDAGLVDSLIAARAAARARKDFGESDRIRDELAAMGVVIKDSKDGTTWEIAR, from the coding sequence ATGGAATTACGCCTCTACGATACGTTGACCCGCGAAAAGCGCACCTTTGTGCCGCTCGATCCTGCGAACGTGCGCATGTATGTGTGCGGTCCGACGGTCTATGACTTCGCCCATATTGGCAATGCGCGCCCGGTCATCGTGTTCGACGTACTGTTCCGCCTGCTGCGGCACCTCTACGGTGAAAAGCACGTCACCTATGTTCGCAACATCACCGACGTCGACGACAAGATCAACGACCGCGCGGCGCGGGATTTTCCAGGCCTGCCGCTGAACGAGGCGATCCGCAAGGTCACCGAGACAACGGCCGCACAATTCGCGTCCGACGTGGCGGCCCTCGGTTCCTTGCCGCCGACGTTCCAGCCGCGCGCGACCGATTTCGTGCTGCCGCGCGCCGACGGCAAGGCCGATATGGTGACGCTGATCAAGCAGTTGATCGCGCGCGGCCATGCCTATGAAGCCGGCGGCGAAGTCCTGTTCGATGTCCAGTCGATGCCCGATTATGGCGCGCTGTCCGGCCGCAAGCTCGACGAGCAGCGGCCGGGCGCGCGCGTGGCTGTCGATGCGCACAAGAAGAGTCCGCTCGATTTCGTGTTGTGGAAGCAATCGTCCGGCGACGAGCCGGGATGGGAAAGCCCGTGGGGCAGGGGCCGTCCGGGCTGGCACATCGAGTGCTCGGCCATGAGTGCTGCCTATCTCGGCGACGTGTTCGATATTCACGGTGGCGGCATCGACCTGATCTTTCCGCATCACGAGAACGAACTCGCGCAGTCGCGCTGCGCGCATGGCACGCGCGCCATGGCGAACTACTGGCTGCACAATGAATTCGTGCAAATCGAAGATGCCAAGATGTCGAAGTCCCTGGGCAACTTCGTCACCATCCGGGATTTACTGGCCGATTGGCCGGGCGAGGTGCTGCGCCTCAACATGCTGAAGGCGCATTACCGCTCGCCGATGGACTGGACGTTGAAGGGCCTGGAGGAGAGCGCCAAGACGCTCGACGACTGGTACTGGGTTGCAGCCGACCTCGGGGGCGAACAGCCCGCCGATACCGTCATCGAGGCGCTGCTGGACGATCTGAACACGCCGCAGATGATCGCCGGGTTGCATGGTTTGCGGAATAAGGCGGCCTTCGGAAACGAAACCGATCGCAGCCGGTTTGCTGCTTCCCTGCGGTTTCTGGGTTTCCTGTCGGAGACTGCGGTGCAATGGAACGGCCGAAAGCAGCACGCGAGCGGCGTCGATGCCGGCCTGGTCGACAGTTTGATTGCTGCTCGCGCCGCTGCCCGCGCCCGCAAGGATTTTGGGGAGTCCGACCGTATCCGCGATGAACTGGCGGCGATGGGCGTGGTGATCAAGGATTCCAAGGACGGCACCACCTGGGAGATTGCGCGATGA
- a CDS encoding diacylglycerol kinase: MLRFWRATINTRNGLAFAIRSEQAIREEIAALALALPLAWLCGATMMRRVELVAAVVLVLIVELLNTAIEKLADRLTTDHDPQIGRVKDMGSAAVGVTLVMAALFWLFAIAERMGAL; encoded by the coding sequence TTGCTGCGGTTCTGGCGAGCCACCATCAATACGCGCAACGGGCTTGCCTTTGCGATTCGCTCGGAACAGGCCATTCGCGAGGAGATCGCAGCACTTGCGCTGGCGCTGCCGCTGGCATGGCTGTGCGGGGCGACCATGATGCGTCGCGTCGAGCTGGTCGCGGCGGTGGTTCTGGTCCTGATCGTCGAATTGCTCAACACCGCGATCGAGAAGCTGGCCGACCGGCTGACCACCGACCATGATCCGCAGATCGGCCGGGTCAAGGACATGGGCTCCGCGGCGGTCGGCGTGACGCTGGTGATGGCCGCGCTGTTCTGGCTGTTTGCCATCGCCGAACGCATGGGCGCGCTCTGA
- a CDS encoding TIGR00730 family Rossman fold protein produces the protein MTNKIRTVCVYCGSGPGTNPHFVEAAIGFGKALADNGIRLVYGGGSIGLMGAVATSVLDHGGTVTGIIPDFLTIRENALKRVQEMIVTPDMHERKRLMFERSDAFVALPGGVGTLEELVEQLTWQQLGRHTKPVLLANIDGFWEPLLALLAHMRATEFIRASLAVDILKAERVEDILPRLRAAAARVPERAAGLAPEIASRL, from the coding sequence ATGACGAACAAAATCAGGACTGTCTGTGTCTATTGCGGCTCCGGCCCCGGCACAAATCCCCACTTTGTTGAAGCCGCCATCGGCTTCGGAAAAGCCCTCGCCGACAACGGCATCCGCCTCGTCTACGGCGGCGGCTCGATCGGGCTGATGGGCGCGGTGGCGACATCGGTGCTCGATCACGGCGGCACGGTGACGGGCATCATTCCCGATTTCCTCACCATCCGCGAAAACGCCCTGAAGCGCGTTCAAGAAATGATCGTCACGCCCGACATGCACGAACGCAAGCGGCTGATGTTCGAGCGCTCCGACGCGTTCGTGGCGTTGCCCGGCGGGGTCGGCACCTTGGAGGAACTGGTGGAGCAGCTGACCTGGCAGCAGCTCGGCCGCCACACCAAGCCGGTGCTGCTCGCCAATATCGACGGCTTCTGGGAACCCTTGCTCGCATTGCTCGCGCATATGCGCGCCACCGAATTCATTCGGGCTTCGCTGGCGGTCGATATTCTCAAGGCCGAACGGGTCGAGGACATCCTGCCGCGGCTGCGTGCCGCCGCCGCCCGCGTCCCGGAACGCGCCGCGGGGCTTGCGCCTGAAATCGCCAGCCGGCTCTGA
- a CDS encoding DUF2865 domain-containing protein: MPETLIAPFSRWILACAALIGVSALSVDASAQLNPPGPPQPPQAVPAAPGAAPVNPVCPRLEAQLATIDRGGAGDPAKDDQIRRYQDAATKQQAELDRVTQQARRMGCDSSGFFSLFSGQSAQCGPVNNQIQQMRANLEQITTSLERLRSGGLGGADRENQRRSVLTALAQNNCGPQYANAARGPGNFLDNLFGNNNNSNPNVPGADLGPQSGTFRTVCVRSCDGAYFPISFATVPARFPDDDRTCKALCPAAEASLYAYRNPGEDMNQAVSISGQPYSALPNAFRFRQEFNPSCSCKATGQTWSDALKNIDDKAAAEQQGDIIVTEDSAKKMSRPPTTKGAAANSKKGTTGATAIVPATPAPDSSAPATASTGATSDKQIRSVGPTFIPPR, encoded by the coding sequence ATGCCTGAAACGCTGATTGCCCCTTTTTCCCGTTGGATCTTGGCCTGCGCCGCGCTCATCGGCGTGAGTGCGCTGAGCGTCGACGCCTCCGCACAGTTGAATCCGCCGGGTCCGCCGCAACCTCCGCAAGCTGTGCCGGCAGCACCCGGCGCGGCCCCGGTCAATCCGGTGTGCCCGCGGCTGGAAGCGCAATTGGCGACCATCGACCGCGGCGGCGCCGGCGATCCGGCCAAGGACGATCAAATCCGCCGCTACCAGGATGCCGCTACCAAGCAGCAGGCCGAACTTGATCGGGTCACGCAACAGGCCAGGCGGATGGGCTGCGACAGTTCCGGCTTTTTCTCGCTGTTCTCCGGCCAGTCGGCGCAATGCGGTCCTGTCAACAATCAGATCCAGCAGATGCGGGCCAATCTCGAACAGATCACGACGAGCCTGGAACGGCTGCGCAGCGGCGGCCTCGGCGGCGCCGATCGCGAAAACCAGCGCCGCTCGGTGCTGACCGCGCTGGCGCAGAACAATTGCGGTCCCCAATACGCCAACGCCGCGCGCGGCCCAGGCAACTTCCTGGACAATCTGTTCGGCAACAACAACAACAGCAATCCGAATGTACCCGGCGCCGATCTCGGTCCGCAGTCCGGCACCTTCCGCACCGTTTGCGTCCGCTCCTGCGACGGCGCTTATTTTCCGATCTCGTTCGCGACGGTCCCGGCCCGCTTTCCCGACGACGACAGGACCTGCAAGGCGCTCTGCCCGGCGGCGGAGGCCTCGCTCTACGCCTATCGCAACCCGGGCGAGGACATGAACCAGGCCGTGTCGATCAGCGGCCAACCCTATAGCGCGTTACCCAACGCCTTTCGTTTCCGCCAGGAATTCAACCCGTCCTGCTCCTGCAAGGCCACCGGACAGACCTGGTCGGACGCGCTGAAGAACATCGACGACAAGGCCGCCGCCGAACAGCAGGGCGACATCATCGTCACCGAAGACAGCGCGAAGAAGATGTCGCGGCCGCCGACGACGAAGGGCGCGGCGGCAAATTCGAAGAAGGGCACGACAGGCGCCACCGCCATCGTGCCGGCCACGCCTGCGCCGGACTCCTCGGCGCCTGCGACCGCCTCAACCGGTGCGACCAGCGACAAACAGATCCGGTCGGTCGGCCCGACCTTCATCCCCCCGCGCTAG
- a CDS encoding GNAT family N-acetyltransferase: protein MGQALPKPGLRPFLPADTPVLAAIFIAAIEQLTGDDYSEAQQQAWASVADDEEAFGRRLAGELTLIATLQNSPVGFAALKGADHIDMLYVHPGAAGQGVASVLVEALEKLAGARGAKSLNVDASDNAAEFFEKRGYVANQRNTVTVNGEWLANTTMQKTLGDGAKPGAPT, encoded by the coding sequence ATGGGACAGGCGCTGCCCAAACCCGGCTTGCGGCCGTTTTTGCCTGCGGATACCCCCGTGCTGGCGGCGATCTTCATCGCCGCCATCGAGCAATTGACGGGCGACGACTATAGCGAGGCGCAGCAGCAGGCCTGGGCCAGCGTCGCTGATGACGAGGAGGCATTCGGCAGGCGCCTGGCAGGCGAACTCACGCTGATCGCCACGCTGCAGAATTCGCCGGTCGGATTCGCCGCGCTGAAGGGCGCCGACCATATCGACATGCTCTATGTGCACCCCGGCGCGGCCGGGCAGGGCGTGGCGAGCGTGCTGGTCGAGGCGCTGGAGAAGCTCGCCGGCGCCCGCGGCGCCAAGAGCCTCAACGTCGACGCCAGCGACAACGCGGCGGAGTTTTTTGAAAAGCGCGGCTACGTCGCAAACCAGCGCAACACCGTAACCGTCAATGGCGAATGGCTCGCCAACACCACGATGCAGAAGACGCTTGGTGACGGCGCCAAGCCGGGAGCTCCTACATGA
- a CDS encoding phosphatidylserine decarboxylase: MSIAQSIRAQIPPIHPEGYPFIGGFALVSLILFWIWSPLGWIGTLLTVWCALFFRDPVRVTPVREGIVVAPADGRVSLVTEVLPPAELGLGDQPLPRISIFMSVFNCHVNRSPVAGRIDRIAYRPGAFINAELDKASEDNERNSLVISTPHGRIGVVQIAGLVARRIVSFVREGQSIGAGERFGLIRFGSRLDVYLPEGTKSLVSEGQTAIAGETILADFRISDGGRTYRTD, encoded by the coding sequence ATGTCGATCGCCCAATCCATACGCGCGCAAATCCCGCCGATCCATCCCGAGGGCTATCCGTTCATCGGCGGCTTTGCGCTTGTCAGCCTGATCCTGTTCTGGATCTGGTCGCCGCTCGGGTGGATCGGCACGCTGCTGACGGTCTGGTGCGCGCTGTTTTTCCGCGATCCGGTGCGGGTGACGCCGGTGCGCGAGGGCATCGTGGTGGCGCCGGCCGACGGTCGGGTCTCGCTGGTGACAGAGGTGCTGCCGCCGGCCGAACTCGGCCTCGGTGACCAGCCGCTGCCGCGGATCTCGATCTTCATGAGCGTGTTCAATTGCCACGTCAACCGCAGCCCGGTGGCGGGGCGGATCGATCGCATCGCGTATCGGCCGGGTGCCTTCATCAATGCCGAACTGGACAAGGCGAGCGAGGACAATGAACGTAATTCGCTGGTTATCTCGACGCCCCATGGGCGCATCGGCGTGGTCCAGATCGCGGGGCTGGTGGCGCGGCGGATCGTTTCGTTCGTTCGCGAGGGGCAATCGATCGGCGCCGGCGAACGGTTCGGCCTGATTCGTTTCGGCTCGCGCCTCGACGTCTACCTGCCTGAAGGCACCAAATCGCTGGTCTCCGAGGGCCAGACCGCGATCGCCGGGGAGACCATCCTGGCCGATTTCCGGATCAGCGACGGCGGCCGCACCTACCGGACCGATTAA
- a CDS encoding VOC family protein has protein sequence MIDHISLGVADLERAARFYEATLAPLGLSRLVTRPATIGFGRNYPEFWINLRAAMPPVAPESGVHICLRAKSTGEVDAFHAAALDAGGRSDGAPGLRPHDRVRYYAAFVLDPDGNRIEAVTFPAE, from the coding sequence ATGATCGACCACATCTCCCTCGGCGTCGCCGATCTCGAACGCGCCGCGCGCTTCTACGAAGCGACGCTGGCGCCGCTTGGGCTTTCGCGGCTGGTGACGCGACCGGCGACGATCGGCTTCGGCAGGAACTATCCCGAATTCTGGATCAATTTGCGCGCCGCCATGCCTCCGGTCGCGCCGGAGAGCGGCGTCCATATCTGCCTGCGGGCGAAATCGACCGGTGAGGTCGATGCGTTCCATGCCGCGGCGCTTGATGCCGGCGGCCGCTCCGACGGCGCGCCGGGCCTGCGGCCGCATGATCGCGTGCGTTATTACGCGGCGTTCGTGCTCGATCCCGACGGCAACCGCATCGAGGCCGTGACGTTTCCCGCGGAGTGA